The Blattabacteriaceae bacterium sequence CTTTTTTTTGCAGATATTTTATTTCTTCTTTTCTAGAAAGTTTGTTCTCTCTTATGGGAGAAAGAATAACTTTCTCTGGACAAAGTATTTGAAAAGCTAAATCGAAGCGGATTTGATCATTCCCAGCTCCAGTACTTCCATGTGCAATAGCGTTAGCTTTTATAGAATTAGCGTATTCTGCAATTTTTATGGCTTGGAAAAATCTTTCTGAACTAACTGAAAGTGGATATGTATTATTTTTTAATACATTGCCAAATATTAGGTATTTTACACCTCTACAATAATACTCTTTGGTTGCTTCAATGTTTTGGTGATATTTAGCTCCTATTTGGAACGCTCTATTTTCAATGTTTTTTAGTTCTTCTTTAGAAAACCCTCCAGTATTAACCATAGCAGTATGCACTTCATATCCTTCTTCAAGGAGAAATTTCAAGCAGTACGAAGTATCTAATCCCCCACTATAAGCTAAGACTACCTTATTTTCTCTCTTTTCTTCCTTATTTTTAGGATTATATAATAAGCCTGTGCATAAACACATTCTTTTTTTATTTCGCAGGAGTATGTCATAATTTGTGCAACTTTTACATCCTTTCCAAAAATTTTCATCTTGTGTAAGCTGGTTAAATGATACAGGAACAAAACCTAATTCCGTATTTATTTTAAATACAGAGGAATTCGTGGTTATGCTAAATATTTTAGCTTTCGGAAATTTTTTTATAGAAAGTTTAAAAATTTCATATTTAATGGATTTTGCTAATCCTTTATGTCTGAATGGAGGAAATACGATTAGTCCAGAATTCGCTACAAATTGTTTTTTCTGAAAGACTTCAATATAACCGAATCCAGCAATCTGCTTATCATAAAAAGCCATTACCGCATCCCCATTTATTATTTTAGTTTTAATATATTCAGGATCTCTTTTAGAGATTCCTGTACCTCTTATCCTTGCAGAATCCTTTATTTGCGAACATATTAAAGAAATATATTTAGAATCATCAGGGGTGGCTATTCTTATTTCTACCATAAATTAGTTAATTTTAAAAAATACAAATATTCGTCTAATTTTTTTTTTATATGAATAAACTGAAACCTAAGGTTTTTTATTTTTTCGTTTGAATAAAGCCCTTTATATGGAAATTTCTGAATTTTCTACAAGAGAGAGAGTAGCTTTTTTAGATAAAGTAGGGAGTTCTTTGCTGTATGAAAAAAATCCTTCAAGGAAATATTTTCACTGTTGAGAATATAACGTTCAACAAAATGATTTTCCTCCATTAATTGGATACAACATTTAGCAACATCCATAGCAGATACGAAACTATTCATTCCCTTTAAACGAAGATCTTTTTTCATTTATACACAACCAAAGAAAAATGGATCTAGGATAATACTTGGTAAACAATTACCACGTTTAAGCCTTCACAAACTTCCATTTAAGAAAAAAATTAGATTTCCCATAATAAGAATGCTCATCTTACTCAAAAGAAAAAAAAAAGAATCTTCTGTTATGAATCTAAGGTTAATGTGGAACTTATATAACAAAATTTTTTTACCCCATTATTTAGGCAAATGTTAGACGTTCCTTCTATGTTTATTTTCTCTAAAAGTTCGATGTCTTTTTTATATTTAGAAAAAGCTATGATCTCTTATGCGTGAGACCCATTAATGCCTGAACCCATTCAACTTTTTCCAAAAATTTATTTAAAAGAAAATTATCTAAACAGGTATTTTTTTTTTCTTTAAAGCGCGATATTCCTTTTTGGAGAAGATTTAACAAAATATAACTACCTACAGAACTTTCTACTACCGTAACAAAGACCATTATCCTTCAATTCTTCGAAGAGGATAATTTTTATTTAGAAAATGACATATAGCGACAGAAAGCCCGTCGCTAGCATCAAAATTTTTTTGAGGAAAATTTTCCCCTTTAAAAAAAAACTTTAACATTTCATAAACTTGTTTTTTGGAAGCATCTCCTCTTCCAGAGAGTGCCATTTTTACTGTTCTAGGGGAATATTCAACAACTGACAAATTTCTATATAAACCTGCAGCAATCACTACAGCCTGGGCACGTACGAGTTTCAACATAGATTGAATATTTTCTCCTAAAAATGGAGCTTCAATAGCTAACTCATTAGGATGAAAAGCATCTATTAGGGAAAGAGTTTTTTCGAAAATTTTTTTTAACCTAGAATTAGGTTTTGTTAATCTACCTAAAAAAAGTTCTTCAATAAGAAGTAATTCAATTTTTTTATTAACTTTAATTAATCCAAATCCAATCACGTAGTGACTGGGATCAATGCCTAAAATGATCTCTTTTCTTCTCAATAAGCTCTAGCAAAAAGGACCCTTTGTTTCGAAATGTTCCCTGAATAAATACAATGCCCAGATTCTTTTGGCATTCCGATCGGAATGCAACGAATAGTTGCTCCAGTTTCTAATTTTATTTTTCTCTCGGTTGTGTAACTTCCATCCCAATGAGCTAAAAGTAACCCTCCTTTTTCCTCTAGAATTTTTTTGAATTCTTCATAATTATTCACACATCTTATAGATCTCTCTCTCCGAGAGAAAGCTCTCTGATAGAGATCTTTTTGTATCCGTTTTAGAACATCAGGAATATATGTGTCTAAACATTCTAGAGATAATTTTTTTTTTTGCAAAGTATCTCGGCGGAAAAGTTCAACTGTTCCTTTTTCCAAATCTTTGGGACCAATTACGACTCGTAATGGAATTCCTTTCATATCATATTCGTTAAATTTCCATCCTGGACTATAAGAATTTCTGTCATCTATGAGGACGCTAATCTTTTGATATTTAAGTAAAGACTTTATGGAATAAACTATGCGAGAGATTTCTTTTAACTGGAAACAGTTTTTATAAACTGGGATAATAACCACCTTAATAGGAGCTAAACTAGGAGGCAAAACGAGACCTTTATCATCCGAATGAGTCATTATTAGGGCCCCTATTAAACGAGTAGATACACCCCAAGATGTAGCCCAAGCATATTCTTTTATACCATATTTATTGATAAATTTTACATTAAAGGACCTAGAAAAATTTTGTCCTAAAAAATGGGAAGTTGCAGCTTGCAAAGCTTTATTATCTTGCATAATCGTTTCAAGACAATAAGTTTCTTCAGCTCCAGAAAAACGTTCTAAAGGGGTTTTAATTCCTTTAATTACTGGAATAGCCAGGAAATTTTCTATAAAATCTTTATAGATTTCGAGTATTTTTTGAGCTTCTCTGATAGCTTCTTCTCTAGAAGAATGAGCCGTGTGGCCTTCTTGCCAAAGAAATTCAGAAGTTCTTAAAAAGAAGCGTGGTTTCATTTCCCAACGCACAACATTGGTCCATTGATTGAGCAAGATGGGTAAATCTCGATAGGATTTAATCCAACGTCTGTAAGTGTTCCAAATAATAGATTCTGAAGTAGGTCTCACCACAAGTTCTTCTTCAAGCTTAGAATTCGGGTCGATAATTATTTCGCTTTTATTTTTTTTTAACCTATAATGAGTAACTATAGCACACTCTTTAGAAAAACCTTTTGCATGAGCAGCTTCCTTTAAAAAATTGGATTTAGGAATAAATAAAGGGAAATAGACATTTTCATGTCCTGTGGATTTTAACCTTTTGTCAAGTTCATCTTGAATTTTTTCCCATATGTTAAGTCCGTATGGTTTAATAATCATACATCCTCGTATACCAGAATTTTCTGCTAAACCAGATGCAGAAACCAGGTCATTATACCACTTAGAATAATTTTCAGAACGGGGGGTAATCATAAAAGTCAATAAATTTGGCTGAGCCACCACAAAATTTTAAAATTATGGAAAAAATTCAAAAGAATCATTTAAAAATCTACAATTCGCTTAGTGGAAAGAAGGAATCATTTAAACCAAAAAATTATGATTACGTCAAAATGTATGTTTGTGGTCCAACTGTTTACGGTTATATCCATTTAGGAAATTGTAGAACATTTATTTTCTTTGATCTTGTATTCAGATATCTTAAACATTTGGGATATAAAGTACGTTATGTACGTAACATAACTGATGTAGGACATCTGGAAAATGACTCAGATTATGGAGAAGACAAAATTGCTAAAAAGTCTAAGATGGAAAAACTTGAAATAATGGAAATTATTCAAAAATATAGTATGGATTTTTATCAAAATTTAAGTTTTTTTAATGTGCTGCCTCCTAGCATAGAACCCTATGCTAGGAGTCATATCATGGAACAAATTGAATGGATAAAAAAGCTTCTGGAAAAAGAACTGGCATATGAAGTAAACGGTTCAGTTTATTTCGAAATAAAGGCTTATGAAAGATGGTATCACTATGGAGTTTTAAGTAAGAGAAAAAAAGAAATTACTAAAAGTCGTTTGTCTTTAAGAAAACAAGAAGAAAAGTTCAATACTGAAGATTTTGCGCTGTGGAAAAAAGCCAACTCAAAATATAGTATGAGTTGGCCTTCCCCTTGGGGGTTGGGATTCCCAGGATGGCATACAGAATGTGCTGTAATGAGTACAAAATATTTAGGAGAAAGTTTTGATATCCATGGGGGAGGAATGGATTTAAAGTTCCCGCATCATGAATGCGAAATAGCTCAAATACAAGGACTTTATGGTAAGTCTCCAGTAAAATATTGGATGCACACCAACTTGCTAACTATCAAAGGACAAAAAATGAGCAAGAAAACTGGGAATATATTCCTTCCTAAAACTCTCTTTAAAAGAATTCATCCTAGTATTATTCGTTTTTTTCTTCTAAAAACTCATTACCGAACCCAATTAGATTTTTCTTATGATACCCTTTTTTCTGCAGAAAGGTCTTATTATAGACTGAGAGACTCATTTAAAGTTTTGAAAAACTTGCCAAGTGGCAAAAAATCTACTTTTGATGTTCACTCTTGGAGTGAAAAATGTTATAAAGCAATAGATGATGATTTTAATAGTCCAATGCTAATTATGCTTCTTTTTGAAGCAGTTAGTAACATAGAGAAAAAACCAGAACTCGTAGAAGAGGACTTAATTCTCTTAAAAAAAACAATGAATGACTTTTTTTTTAAAGTTCTAGGTTTAGAACTGATAGATGAAAATCATCCTATAATTTACGATTATTCCAAAAATTTAATTGAACTAATCATTCAAGTTAGAAATAGGGCAAGATTTGAAAAAAAATGGGATTTATCAGATTATATACGTTTTGAGATGTCTCGTTTGGGAATTCGTTTGAAAGATGGGAAAGAAAGCACACAAGTTGAAATTGTGTAGAGAAGAAGACTATTCAATAAATGGAGTAATTCCCAGGTCATATTTTAATTTTCTTAAAAAAATACTATCTATTTTCAAACCCTTCTTAGAAATGAACATTAATTTTATTTTTTTACTATTAATTTTTATGGAAAATTTTTTATTTCCGTTTTTTATTATAGTTTTTAACTGCGTTATCATACCTTCATTAAGTTTATCCACATTTATTAGAATCATTAAACTATTTGTCATATTTTCTAATACAGACTGCAAAAGCTGTATATGAAGGATTCTAAAATAAATTTCCCCATTTTGTTTTTGTATTGGAATAGTCTTAAGGTGAATAAGAGCATTTTTCTTAATAAGAGGTATATATTTTAAATATTCTTCTCCAAAAAGACGGAACTCTCTGCATCCTTTATGATCTTCTAAAGAAAATAGACCATATCTATTACCAGTTTTATTAGATATTTTCTTTTCGCAATTTTGAATAATTCCACAGACATTAAGTAATTTACCAATTAAATTATTTTTATTCTGATTTCTCTCACACAAAGAGACATAATTTTTTATTTCATACTCTATTGGATTAGAAGTAATATAAATACCTAAAACTTCTTTTTCTTTGGTTAATTTTATTATTTTAGGCCAAGGTTTGCAATATGGCAAAATTGGCTCTGAATTTTTTTTAAGAGAATTCTTCCTATTTTTTATCCCAAATATGATAATTTTTTCTAGTGTTTTTTCTTCATGAAAATATTGTGCACAGTTAATATTTTCAAAACAATCAAAAGCTCCTGCTAAAATAAAATTTTCCAAAACTTTTTTACTTAAATATATTCGCTTAACAAAATCGAATATTGAAGTATATACACCGTTTTTTTTTCTTTCCTGGACTATTTCCGATAGGACTGATCTTCCTATACCTTTAATAGCTCCCATGCCAAAACGAATTTCTCCATGTTTGGTAACTGTAAAAGCATAATCACTTTCATTGATATCAGGTCTTAAAACGGGGATTCCCAACCTTCTACATTCTTCCATAAAAAGAGTTATTTCTTTTAGGTTGTTCAAATTATTACTCAATACAGAAGCCATGTATTCTTCTGGAAAATGTGCTTTTAAATAAGCTGTCTCGAAAGCAATATAAGCGTAACAAGTGGAATGAGATTTATTGAAGGCATAATAGGAGAAGTATTCCCAATCTTTCCAAATTTTCTCTAAAATTTTTTGAGGATAACCTTTTCTTTTTGCTCCCTCAATAAATCGTTCTTTCATTTTGTCCAGTATGTTTTTTTGTTTTTTCCCTATAGCTTTTCGTAAAAGGTCTGCTTGACCTTTGCTAAACTCGGCAAGTTTCTCAGCTAGAAGCATAACTTGTTCTTGATAAATAGTAATACCGTAAGTATTACTTAAGAATTCTTCCATTGCAAGAAGATCATAAGTTATCGGCTCCAATCCGTGTTTTCTTGCTATAAAATTTGGAATATATTGCATAGGACCTGGGCGATATAATGCATTCATGGCAATCAGGTCATCAAATGTATCAGGCTTAAGTTTTCTAAGATACTTTCGCATTCCGATAGATTCGTATTGGAAAACTGCTACAGTTTCCCCTTTTTTAAAAAGTTTGTAAGTTTCTATATCATCTAAAGGAAAATAATCTAATTCAGGATTATTTTTTTTTATTAGGTTCAAAGCATCTTTAATAATAGTTAAAGTTTTTAATCCAAGAAAGTCCATTTTAAGAAGTCCTACACTTTCTACAACTTCGTTATCAAATTGAGTAACTAGCAAGTCAGAATCCTTAGATACTGGGATAAGTTCTCTTATATCTGAAGGTGCAATAATAATACCACAAGCATGTATTCCTGTATTTCGGATAGATCCTTCAATAATCTTAGCTTGACGAAGTGTTAAAGCTTCTAAT is a genomic window containing:
- a CDS encoding argininosuccinate synthase domain-containing protein produces the protein MVEIRIATPDDSKYISLICSQIKDSARIRGTGISKRDPEYIKTKIINGDAVMAFYDKQIAGFGYIEVFQKKQFVANSGLIVFPPFRHKGLAKSIKYEIFKLSIKKFPKAKIFSITTNSSVFKINTELGFVPVSFNQLTQDENFWKGCKSCTNYDILLRNKKRMCLCTGLLYNPKNKEEKRENKVVLAYSGGLDTSYCLKFLLEEGYEVHTAMVNTGGFSKEELKNIENRAFQIGAKYHQNIEATKEYYCRGVKYLIFGNVLKNNTYPLSVSSERFFQAIKIAEYANSIKANAIAHGSTGAGNDQIRFDLAFQILCPEKVILSPIRENKLSRKEEIKYLQKKGLEIAREKSKYSINKGIWGTSIGGAETLNSSKNIPEEAYPTPLRKTNKEKIELGFEKGEFVSLNKREGNPVENILKLGEISSSFAIGREFHVGDTILGIKGKVAFEAPAALIIIKAHQFIEKHVLTKWQIYWKDQLANSYGTLLHEAQYLDPVMRNIEAFLQNSQKRVSGKVTVLLHPYRFELVGICSEFDMMQSKVAQYGEMNYEWSEKDVKGFTKIFGNQMKIYHSIK
- the ruvC gene encoding crossover junction endodeoxyribonuclease RuvC encodes the protein MRRKEIILGIDPSHYVIGFGLIKVNKKIELLLIEELFLGRLTKPNSRLKKIFEKTLSLIDAFHPNELAIEAPFLGENIQSMLKLVRAQAVVIAAGLYRNLSVVEYSPRTVKMALSGRGDASKKQVYEMLKFFFKGENFPQKNFDASDGLSVAICHFLNKNYPLRRIEG
- the proS gene encoding proline--tRNA ligase, with translation MTFMITPRSENYSKWYNDLVSASGLAENSGIRGCMIIKPYGLNIWEKIQDELDKRLKSTGHENVYFPLFIPKSNFLKEAAHAKGFSKECAIVTHYRLKKNKSEIIIDPNSKLEEELVVRPTSESIIWNTYRRWIKSYRDLPILLNQWTNVVRWEMKPRFFLRTSEFLWQEGHTAHSSREEAIREAQKILEIYKDFIENFLAIPVIKGIKTPLERFSGAEETYCLETIMQDNKALQAATSHFLGQNFSRSFNVKFINKYGIKEYAWATSWGVSTRLIGALIMTHSDDKGLVLPPSLAPIKVVIIPVYKNCFQLKEISRIVYSIKSLLKYQKISVLIDDRNSYSPGWKFNEYDMKGIPLRVVIGPKDLEKGTVELFRRDTLQKKKLSLECLDTYIPDVLKRIQKDLYQRAFSRRERSIRCVNNYEEFKKILEEKGGLLLAHWDGSYTTERKIKLETGATIRCIPIGMPKESGHCIYSGNISKQRVLFARAY
- the cysS gene encoding cysteine--tRNA ligase; amino-acid sequence: MEKIQKNHLKIYNSLSGKKESFKPKNYDYVKMYVCGPTVYGYIHLGNCRTFIFFDLVFRYLKHLGYKVRYVRNITDVGHLENDSDYGEDKIAKKSKMEKLEIMEIIQKYSMDFYQNLSFFNVLPPSIEPYARSHIMEQIEWIKKLLEKELAYEVNGSVYFEIKAYERWYHYGVLSKRKKEITKSRLSLRKQEEKFNTEDFALWKKANSKYSMSWPSPWGLGFPGWHTECAVMSTKYLGESFDIHGGGMDLKFPHHECEIAQIQGLYGKSPVKYWMHTNLLTIKGQKMSKKTGNIFLPKTLFKRIHPSIIRFFLLKTHYRTQLDFSYDTLFSAERSYYRLRDSFKVLKNLPSGKKSTFDVHSWSEKCYKAIDDDFNSPMLIMLLFEAVSNIEKKPELVEEDLILLKKTMNDFFFKVLGLELIDENHPIIYDYSKNLIELIIQVRNRARFEKKWDLSDYIRFEMSRLGIRLKDGKESTQVEIV